Proteins encoded in a region of the Mycoplasmoides pirum ATCC 25960 genome:
- a CDS encoding YebC/PmpR family DNA-binding transcriptional regulator translates to MPRKHLIASQTNKKQQDNARLWQKLAKEIKAAAKVGGTNPEANPRLKAAIDRALQANLSRDSINKNINGANKDNVNLIEVEYEIYGPNGLGIIVHALTDNTNRIISNLNGYISKLKGNLAKPNSVKINFEQRGIILINKNDYSEEQLFELLFDDNVIDLQSDEEGFEIIVSPNSYYVVKNKLTEAGFNISYSHLKLEPLSEIELNDEEKERFNRFVDSCDNDDDIQWIVSNIAN, encoded by the coding sequence ATGCCACGTAAACATTTAATTGCAAGTCAAACTAACAAAAAACAACAAGATAATGCAAGACTATGACAAAAATTAGCAAAAGAAATAAAAGCTGCAGCTAAAGTTGGAGGAACAAATCCTGAAGCGAATCCTAGATTAAAAGCAGCAATCGATCGAGCTTTACAAGCAAATTTATCTCGTGATTCAATTAATAAAAATATTAATGGCGCAAATAAAGATAATGTTAATTTAATTGAAGTTGAATATGAAATATATGGACCAAATGGTTTAGGTATTATTGTTCATGCTTTAACTGATAACACTAATAGAATAATTAGCAATTTAAATGGATATATAAGTAAATTAAAAGGTAATTTAGCTAAGCCTAATAGTGTAAAGATTAATTTTGAACAACGCGGAATTATTTTGATAAATAAAAATGATTATTCTGAAGAACAATTATTTGAATTACTATTTGATGATAATGTTATTGATTTGCAAAGTGATGAAGAAGGTTTTGAAATAATAGTTTCACCAAATTCTTATTATGTAGTTAAAAATAAATTAACTGAAGCAGGATTCAATATTAGTTATAGTCATTTAAAACTAGAACCACTTTCAGAAATTGAATTAAACGATGAAGAAAAAGAACGATTTAATCGATTTGTTGATTCATGTGATAATGATGATGATATTCAATGAATTGTTTCTAATATTGCAAATTAA
- a CDS encoding gluconeogenesis factor YvcK family protein gives MTSHIYRWNKKIGEHKIPNYKKRIDSIKYVNSSSIKTNPKVFKKIANADYIVISTGSLYTSIIPNLIAPGIKEAIIKNNKAKVIYVANIMTQNGETHDMSLYDHVIAIEKHLSKNIIQTIIAHKGKINKNNLKSYSKQKCFPILIDENNSYLKNKLFLTNLVDNHDKKYIRHDPKKLEKIFMNFLNKS, from the coding sequence ATTACAAGCCACATATACAGATGGAACAAAAAAATAGGAGAACATAAAATTCCTAATTACAAAAAAAGAATCGATTCTATTAAGTATGTAAATAGTTCTAGTATAAAAACAAATCCAAAAGTTTTTAAAAAAATTGCAAATGCTGATTATATTGTAATTTCTACAGGTTCACTTTATACTTCTATTATTCCTAATTTAATTGCTCCAGGAATTAAAGAAGCAATTATTAAAAATAATAAAGCAAAAGTAATATATGTTGCGAATATCATGACACAAAACGGTGAAACTCATGATATGTCTTTGTATGATCATGTTATTGCTATTGAAAAACATTTATCTAAAAATATTATTCAAACAATAATTGCTCATAAAGGAAAAATTAATAAAAATAATTTAAAATCTTATTCAAAACAGAAATGTTTTCCAATTTTAATAGATGAAAATAATTCATATTTAAAAAACAAATTATTTTTAACTAATTTAGTTGATAATCATGATAAAAAATATATACGACATGATCCAAAAAAATTAGAAAAAATTTTTATGAATTTTTTAAATAAATCTTAA
- a CDS encoding gluconeogenesis factor YvcK family protein has product MKEFVVFGGGTGMSSILKGIKNIPDINISAIVTVADDGGSTALMRKEFNIPAIGDIRQILTSLSPNEDLLKQLIQYRFLTSNKVKKSIFNNQSLGNIIISALIQIEKNFYKGIESLSEILNVKGSIYPITDYPHIKLQATYTDGTKK; this is encoded by the coding sequence ATGAAAGAATTTGTTGTTTTTGGTGGCGGAACTGGAATGAGTTCAATTCTTAAAGGAATTAAGAACATTCCAGACATTAACATTTCAGCTATTGTTACAGTTGCAGATGATGGTGGTTCAACAGCTCTTATGCGTAAAGAATTTAATATTCCAGCAATTGGAGATATTCGACAAATATTAACTTCATTATCACCAAATGAAGATTTATTAAAACAATTAATTCAATATCGTTTTTTAACATCCAATAAAGTTAAAAAATCAATATTCAATAATCAATCCTTAGGAAATATTATTATTTCTGCTTTAATTCAAATTGAAAAAAATTTTTATAAAGGCATTGAATCCTTAAGTGAAATTTTAAATGTTAAAGGATCAATTTATCCAATAACAGATTATCCTCATATTAAATTACAAGCCACATATACAGATGGAACAAAAAAATAG